One genomic window of Chloroflexota bacterium includes the following:
- a CDS encoding PIN domain-containing protein, whose amino-acid sequence MITSVDTNVLLDVFVSGARHHARSQEWLTKAYDSRAILVCDVVYAELVPAFRNRSLLDGALREINAAVSPIDTAIAYEAGVRLSRYRQAGGPRERILADFLIGAHAFAKAEAFLTRDRGFYGTYFPELRAQQ is encoded by the coding sequence ATGATTACGTCGGTTGATACCAACGTGCTGCTGGATGTCTTTGTGTCCGGGGCGCGGCACCATGCTCGCTCGCAGGAGTGGCTCACCAAGGCCTACGACAGCAGGGCGATTCTGGTTTGCGACGTGGTCTACGCGGAGCTCGTTCCAGCGTTTCGCAACCGCTCCTTATTGGATGGAGCGCTGCGGGAGATCAATGCGGCGGTTTCTCCGATTGACACGGCCATTGCGTATGAGGCGGGAGTGCGTTTGTCACGATACCGGCAGGCGGGCGGGCCGAGGGAACGCATCCTTGCAGACTTTCTGATTGGCGCCCATGCCTTTGCCAAGGCTGAGGCCTTTCTGACGCGGGACCGCGGCTTCTACGGCACCTACTTCCCCGAACTGCGGGCGCAGCAATGA
- a CDS encoding VWA domain-containing protein — MASAVEGQMLPNLLLFGRLLRRLGLDVHAGRMLDAVSVLEDIGLQRRGDVHAALRTLLVHRREDLPVFDEAFSVFWRQRKDQTFTMDLRSMGEQRRYRYVEAGPPPLGQPSDAVGAGVDEAEEGGDRIDITRTYSAREVLQSKDFSEFSPSEVAQARLFMASMAWDPGTRRSRRLVRGDGHALDLRRTLRDNAQYGGELLKLRHRRRKEKPRKLVVICDVSGSMERYTRMLLHFIHSLYGGLNGQVEAFLFATRLTRVTKQLQHRDIDQAVGDVAKAVPDWSGGTRIGAALKEFNFTWARRTLGWGSIVLVVSDGWDRGEPELLGREMERLQRSARRLIWLSPLAGGAHYEPLTQGLRAATPYIDDLLPVHNLAALMDLARHLNALSSGTPERRQRPTAVEADASEPEAAAPGQRSWHRDANPTFRHPLWGRGE, encoded by the coding sequence GTGGCTAGCGCCGTCGAAGGGCAGATGCTGCCGAACCTGCTGCTCTTCGGGCGGCTGCTGCGTCGGCTGGGGCTCGACGTCCACGCGGGCCGGATGCTCGACGCCGTGAGTGTGCTCGAGGACATCGGGCTGCAGCGGCGGGGCGACGTGCACGCGGCGCTGCGCACGCTGCTGGTGCACCGCCGCGAGGACCTTCCCGTCTTCGACGAGGCCTTCTCCGTCTTCTGGCGTCAGCGCAAGGACCAGACCTTCACGATGGACCTGCGCTCCATGGGCGAGCAGCGCCGCTACCGCTACGTCGAGGCGGGGCCGCCGCCGCTCGGGCAGCCCTCGGACGCCGTGGGCGCCGGGGTCGACGAGGCGGAGGAGGGCGGCGACCGCATCGACATCACTCGCACCTACAGCGCCCGCGAGGTGCTGCAGTCCAAGGACTTCTCAGAGTTCTCGCCCTCGGAGGTGGCGCAGGCGCGGCTGTTCATGGCGTCGATGGCGTGGGACCCGGGGACGCGTCGGTCGCGGCGGCTGGTGCGCGGCGACGGCCACGCGCTCGACCTGCGGCGGACGCTGCGGGACAACGCGCAGTACGGCGGCGAGCTGCTGAAGCTGCGGCACCGCCGGCGCAAGGAGAAGCCGCGCAAGCTGGTGGTCATCTGCGACGTCAGCGGCTCCATGGAGCGCTACACGCGGATGCTGCTGCACTTCATCCACAGCCTGTACGGCGGGCTGAACGGGCAGGTGGAAGCCTTCCTCTTCGCCACTCGGCTGACGCGGGTCACCAAGCAGCTCCAGCACCGGGACATCGACCAGGCGGTGGGCGACGTCGCCAAGGCGGTGCCGGACTGGTCGGGCGGCACGCGCATTGGGGCGGCGCTCAAGGAGTTCAACTTCACGTGGGCGCGCCGGACGCTGGGGTGGGGGTCCATCGTGCTCGTCGTGTCCGACGGCTGGGACCGGGGCGAGCCGGAGCTGCTGGGGCGCGAGATGGAGCGGCTGCAACGGAGCGCTCGGCGGCTCATCTGGCTGAGCCCGCTGGCCGGCGGCGCCCACTACGAGCCGCTGACGCAGGGCCTCCGCGCCGCGACGCCCTACATCGACGACCTGCTGCCGGTGCACAACCTGGCGGCGCTGATGGACCTCGCGCGGCACCTGAACGCGCTCTCGTCGGGCACGCCGGAGCGCCGGCAGCGGCCGACGGCCGTCGAGGCGGACGCGAGCGAGCCGGAGGCGGCGGCGCCGGGGCAGCGCTCGTGGCACCGCGACGCGAATCCGACGTTCCGGCACCCGCTGTGGGGGCGGGGGGAGTAG
- a CDS encoding DUF2791 family P-loop domain-containing protein, which yields MPDTIPLQNWLRYLNQEYLTTFIQDGGTAVKFVVTPDARRSDLASALQDRCMELDYLFVKLDAIETRVHMPQDIFFGLARQIDWRLLARRRILELAAARGYQVEGIAPGLTANIYQRIAHANNLDAQPFRIGIEQGIQDTVFKSVEMARDFRVGMFQLCLGEDVSDRTEYTGQPLLDWLTGANTRIGNVRPFSIYTGINRSTARYFIESALHWVRDVGYAGTVILLDNSRVTLSPNPRDRQRYYTRAMAMEHYELLREFVDSADHLTATLLVVSTGTEFLNEERTSKGYGAYPALQTRIMDDVRDRNLVNPVASLVRLV from the coding sequence ATGCCAGACACCATTCCTCTCCAGAATTGGCTGCGCTACCTGAATCAGGAATACCTGACAACGTTCATCCAAGACGGCGGCACAGCCGTGAAGTTCGTTGTAACCCCGGATGCTCGGAGATCCGACTTGGCTTCGGCGTTGCAGGACAGGTGCATGGAGTTGGATTACTTGTTCGTGAAGCTGGACGCGATCGAGACACGTGTCCACATGCCTCAGGACATCTTCTTTGGTCTGGCCCGGCAAATTGACTGGCGGCTATTAGCCCGCCGTCGCATCTTGGAGTTGGCTGCTGCGCGGGGCTATCAGGTTGAGGGTATTGCCCCTGGGCTGACGGCCAACATCTATCAACGGATTGCCCATGCCAATAACCTAGATGCTCAGCCGTTCCGCATTGGAATTGAGCAGGGGATACAGGACACCGTATTTAAAAGCGTGGAGATGGCTAGAGATTTTCGGGTTGGCATGTTTCAACTCTGTTTGGGGGAGGACGTATCTGACAGGACAGAATACACTGGCCAACCACTACTGGATTGGCTGACCGGCGCCAACACCCGTATCGGCAATGTGCGTCCATTTTCCATCTATACAGGGATCAACCGATCCACTGCCAGATACTTCATTGAGTCTGCGCTTCACTGGGTACGGGATGTGGGGTACGCCGGAACCGTTATCCTGTTGGACAATTCCCGCGTCACCCTCTCCCCCAACCCAAGGGACCGCCAGCGATATTACACACGGGCCATGGCCATGGAACACTATGAACTCCTGCGGGAGTTCGTGGACAGCGCCGACCATCTCACCGCTACGTTGCTGGTAGTCTCAACTGGAACGGAGTTCCTCAATGAAGAACGAACCAGTAAAGGCTATGGTGCGTATCCAGCCCTGCAAACCCGAATTATGGACGACGTTCGAGACAGAAACCTAGTCAACCCAGTCGCGTCTCTAGTACGGTTGGTATAG
- a CDS encoding DUF2791 family P-loop domain-containing protein codes for MPDNALGMLVSGDFGTGKSHLLTYLEHLALERGFVCSKVVISKETPLYDLSKVFKSAVDNGRMPDRKGRLIEELGQALAPRSEAYDALYVWAHDTPANGLSQIFPASLRVHSDSRDLQLDSEVERFWGGDPILVSRVKGGLRQIRQLQSYSFRAPRVAELPPQRLRFTTELIKAAGYKGWVVLLDEIELVGSYSLLQRGRSYAELARWMGQAVTQKYPGLIVVGTVTADFATTVIDPSGQKRDRDNVGPRLQARHEDIVPLAEAGMRLLERGGIPLSPPPDSHVQSTMDELRRIYSIAYDWNAPPLLAKSGGAGYQGRMRFKVRSAINEWDLIRVYPNSRPDIVGDDFRSSYTEDHDLETESKDNAGDDC; via the coding sequence ATGCCCGATAATGCACTTGGGATGTTGGTCTCCGGCGACTTCGGCACGGGGAAGTCCCACCTGTTGACTTACTTGGAGCACTTGGCGTTGGAGCGGGGCTTCGTGTGCAGCAAGGTGGTTATCAGCAAGGAGACACCCTTGTACGACTTGAGCAAGGTGTTCAAGTCGGCAGTGGACAACGGCCGCATGCCGGACCGCAAGGGGCGACTGATAGAGGAATTGGGCCAAGCACTCGCCCCACGATCGGAAGCTTACGACGCTTTATATGTTTGGGCGCATGACACACCTGCAAACGGGCTCAGCCAGATTTTTCCGGCCAGTCTGCGTGTGCATTCGGATTCACGTGACCTGCAGTTGGACAGCGAGGTCGAACGATTTTGGGGCGGCGATCCGATATTGGTCTCGCGTGTGAAGGGCGGGTTGAGGCAGATAAGGCAGTTGCAAAGTTACTCCTTCCGTGCTCCCAGGGTTGCTGAGCTGCCTCCGCAACGGCTGCGTTTCACCACGGAACTCATCAAGGCCGCCGGATACAAAGGATGGGTGGTCCTGCTGGACGAGATTGAGCTCGTCGGCTCCTACTCCCTTCTGCAACGGGGTCGGTCCTACGCCGAACTGGCCCGGTGGATGGGGCAGGCCGTCACTCAAAAGTATCCCGGCCTCATCGTGGTGGGCACTGTGACCGCAGACTTTGCCACTACCGTCATCGACCCCTCAGGTCAGAAGCGGGACCGCGACAACGTCGGGCCAAGGCTACAAGCCCGTCATGAGGATATCGTCCCCCTAGCGGAAGCCGGAATGCGGCTACTGGAGCGGGGCGGGATACCGCTCAGCCCGCCCCCCGATTCCCACGTCCAGAGTACCATGGACGAGTTGCGGCGCATCTACAGCATCGCCTACGACTGGAATGCGCCGCCGTTGCTGGCCAAGAGTGGCGGCGCTGGATATCAGGGGCGTATGCGCTTCAAGGTACGATCCGCTATTAACGAGTGGGATCTGATACGCGTCTATCCGAATTCGCGGCCAGACATCGTCGGCGACGACTTTCGCTCTTCCTATACGGAAGACCACGACCTGGAAACGGAATCCAAAGACAACGCCGGAGATGACTGCTAA
- a CDS encoding xanthine dehydrogenase family protein subunit M, which produces MFPSQFTYHRVASVAEAVELLNGIEGAKLLAGGHSLLPMMKLRVASPPTLVDIGQVAELKGVSADGDGVRIGALTTHAEIAGAALGQERAPVLAEAASRVGDPAVRNRGTIGGNVAHGDPQSDLPTVLTALGATINAAGQNGERSVAAADFFTGLLENALDDGEIVTSVSVPGVASGAGTAYVKFSHPASRYSVVGAAAIVSVANGVCSSASVVVGGVESTPTRAASVEAALAGSGVGADALAAAASAVSGDFQGDAMGDVYASSEYRQAMAGVYVRRALEAAVARAG; this is translated from the coding sequence ATGTTTCCATCACAGTTCACATACCATCGGGTAGCCTCCGTCGCAGAGGCGGTGGAGCTGCTGAACGGGATTGAGGGCGCGAAGCTGCTGGCGGGCGGGCACAGCCTGCTGCCGATGATGAAGCTGCGCGTGGCCTCACCGCCGACGCTGGTGGACATCGGCCAGGTCGCCGAGCTGAAGGGCGTGAGCGCGGACGGCGACGGCGTGCGCATCGGCGCGCTGACGACGCACGCGGAGATCGCGGGGGCGGCGCTGGGGCAGGAGCGGGCGCCGGTGCTGGCGGAGGCGGCGAGCAGGGTCGGCGACCCGGCCGTGCGCAACCGCGGCACCATCGGCGGGAACGTCGCGCACGGCGACCCGCAGTCGGACCTGCCGACGGTGCTGACGGCCCTCGGCGCGACGATCAACGCCGCCGGCCAGAACGGTGAGCGGAGCGTCGCCGCCGCCGACTTCTTCACGGGCCTGCTGGAGAACGCGCTGGACGACGGCGAGATCGTCACCAGCGTGTCGGTGCCCGGCGTGGCGTCGGGCGCGGGCACGGCCTACGTCAAGTTCTCGCACCCGGCGTCGCGGTACTCGGTCGTCGGCGCCGCGGCCATCGTGAGCGTGGCGAACGGGGTATGCTCGTCCGCCAGCGTGGTGGTAGGGGGTGTCGAATCGACGCCGACGCGGGCTGCGTCGGTCGAGGCGGCGCTGGCCGGGTCGGGCGTCGGCGCGGACGCGCTGGCGGCGGCCGCATCGGCGGTGTCGGGCGACTTCCAGGGCGACGCCATGGGCGACGTCTACGCCTCATCGGAGTACCGGCAGGCGATGGCGGGCGTCTACGTGCGGCGGGCCCTGGAGGCCGCGGTGGCGCGCGCGGGGTAG
- a CDS encoding DUF433 domain-containing protein produces the protein MAPDYSKIITIEPDKRGGKPCIRGLRITVYDVLEYLASGMSEDEILADFPDLHREDIRACLAFAADRERRLMSLPPQ, from the coding sequence GTGGCGCCTGACTACTCGAAAATAATCACCATCGAACCCGACAAGCGGGGCGGCAAGCCGTGCATTCGCGGATTGCGCATCACTGTCTATGACGTGCTGGAGTACCTTGCTTCCGGAATGTCCGAGGACGAGATACTCGCTGACTTCCCTGACCTCCACCGCGAGGACATCCGCGCTTGCCTGGCCTTTGCCGCGGACCGCGAGCGTCGGCTGATGTCTCTTCCGCCACAATGA
- a CDS encoding DEAD/DEAH box helicase — MPSFHDIKKVASGDAAAWLRFVHEDDGGVWGALFETTALGEPLSYCFTRVGPPRPSDEDAPDAAVSPYRALVSTLLQAAQRSPVVAFCLMDEVSSPSMLDVATSKSLPVCSIDSLAIADAGAKLSWVPAPPDDDTSADRVLKQVLSQSDPYEPFQRAEKAINEASADATVRAMALLPGLTTVVILPAPPEPGEPPADSDEGGDGASSSLTLAQRLWRALALRPHAPDPAPDVHLDWVGKLMPFQVEGVQALLASDRLLLADDMGLGKTLQAIAALRILKARGQAGAVLVVAPASLLGQWRRELNKWAPELSAIIVHGSTSDRSWQWRAKVDVMLVSYETLRSDALNNTHAPVRQRRWDVVVADEAQRIKNRNDTSGALKGLQRVRSWALTGTPIENNEEELASIVEFVDYDVGHYQPGAALQARHRQLQLRRKKADVLTDLPPKQEQKLTIELTREQRASYQRAEQEGIVYLRELGKDVTVQHVFALITTLKQICNADPETGASSKLEDIKDRLEQLAVQGHKALVFSQYVNGPSGVRAAVNYLGEFNPLSLTGNMSQQERDAIIDRFKSNDEHKALVLSLRAGGVGLNLQEASYVFHLDRWWNPAVERQAEDRTHRIGQTVKVNVIKYSCADTIEQRIDEVLEHKQELFDQLVDDVSLDPEVHFSRDELLGLFPL; from the coding sequence TTGCCCTCTTTTCACGATATCAAGAAAGTAGCCAGCGGAGACGCGGCGGCGTGGCTGCGGTTTGTCCATGAGGACGATGGCGGCGTTTGGGGCGCCCTCTTTGAGACCACTGCGCTCGGCGAGCCACTGTCGTACTGCTTCACCCGCGTAGGGCCGCCGCGCCCGTCTGATGAAGATGCCCCGGATGCCGCTGTCTCTCCCTACCGCGCCCTGGTCTCCACGCTCCTCCAGGCTGCCCAACGCTCCCCGGTCGTCGCCTTCTGCCTTATGGACGAAGTGTCGTCGCCAAGCATGCTCGACGTTGCCACTTCCAAGTCGCTGCCCGTCTGCTCTATTGACAGCCTGGCCATCGCCGATGCCGGCGCAAAGCTGTCGTGGGTCCCCGCCCCCCCGGACGACGACACGTCCGCTGACCGTGTGCTGAAGCAAGTGTTGTCGCAGAGCGACCCATATGAACCGTTCCAGCGGGCCGAGAAGGCCATCAACGAAGCCAGCGCCGATGCCACAGTTCGTGCCATGGCGCTTCTGCCCGGTCTCACCACTGTCGTCATTCTGCCTGCGCCGCCGGAGCCTGGGGAACCCCCGGCTGACTCGGATGAAGGCGGGGATGGAGCTTCGTCCTCGCTCACGCTGGCGCAGCGACTCTGGCGCGCACTTGCGCTGCGTCCTCACGCTCCAGACCCTGCCCCTGATGTTCACCTGGACTGGGTCGGGAAGCTTATGCCTTTCCAAGTAGAAGGCGTGCAAGCACTACTGGCCAGCGACCGCCTGCTGCTGGCCGACGACATGGGCCTCGGTAAAACGCTGCAAGCCATTGCCGCCTTGCGAATTCTAAAAGCCCGCGGGCAAGCGGGGGCAGTTCTGGTAGTGGCCCCGGCCAGCTTGCTTGGGCAGTGGCGGCGGGAGTTGAACAAGTGGGCGCCGGAACTGTCCGCTATCATCGTGCACGGCTCCACGAGTGATCGGTCGTGGCAATGGCGTGCCAAAGTGGACGTGATGTTGGTGAGCTATGAGACCCTGCGTTCCGACGCCCTCAACAACACTCACGCGCCAGTTCGTCAGCGACGTTGGGACGTTGTGGTCGCTGACGAGGCTCAGCGCATCAAGAACCGCAACGACACCAGCGGTGCATTGAAGGGCTTGCAACGGGTCCGCTCTTGGGCGCTGACGGGTACGCCCATTGAGAACAACGAGGAAGAACTGGCCTCCATCGTTGAGTTTGTCGACTATGATGTGGGCCACTACCAGCCCGGTGCGGCATTGCAGGCGCGACACCGCCAATTGCAACTTCGGCGGAAGAAGGCCGATGTGCTGACTGACCTGCCTCCCAAGCAAGAACAGAAATTGACGATAGAGCTTACCCGTGAACAACGGGCCAGCTACCAACGGGCGGAGCAGGAAGGCATCGTCTACCTGCGTGAACTGGGGAAAGACGTCACTGTCCAGCACGTGTTCGCCCTCATAACCACGCTGAAGCAGATCTGCAATGCCGATCCGGAGACCGGCGCATCAAGCAAATTGGAGGACATTAAAGATCGGTTGGAGCAGTTGGCGGTACAGGGACACAAAGCGCTGGTATTCTCCCAATACGTCAACGGCCCTTCGGGAGTCCGCGCTGCCGTCAACTACTTAGGTGAGTTCAACCCACTGTCGCTTACCGGCAATATGTCTCAGCAGGAACGGGACGCCATCATCGACAGGTTCAAGTCCAACGATGAGCACAAAGCGTTGGTGCTCTCGCTGCGTGCCGGTGGTGTGGGATTGAACCTGCAGGAAGCTTCCTATGTCTTCCATTTGGACCGATGGTGGAACCCCGCCGTGGAGCGACAGGCGGAAGACCGGACCCACCGCATCGGCCAGACGGTGAAGGTCAACGTCATCAAATACTCTTGCGCCGACACTATTGAGCAGCGCATTGATGAAGTGCTGGAGCACAAGCAGGAACTCTTTGATCAGCTTGTTGACGATGTTTCCCTTGACCCGGAAGTCCATTTTAGTCGCGATGAACTCCTCGGCCTCTTCCCCCTCTAG
- a CDS encoding DUF5615 family PIN-like protein, protein MRLLFDENLSHRLTELLQDLYPESLHVRDVSLSSSGDAEVWQYAQEHDLVIVSKDSDFRQLSFTLGYPPKVVWIQIGNCSTAEIEGILREQHSSLLAFESDEGGAFLALG, encoded by the coding sequence ATGAGGTTGTTGTTCGACGAGAACCTCTCTCATCGACTGACCGAGCTGCTACAGGATCTCTACCCGGAGTCCCTTCACGTCCGAGACGTCAGTCTATCCTCTTCCGGCGATGCTGAGGTCTGGCAGTACGCCCAGGAACACGACCTTGTAATCGTTTCCAAGGACTCTGACTTTCGGCAACTAAGCTTCACCCTTGGCTACCCGCCCAAGGTCGTTTGGATTCAGATAGGCAATTGTTCCACCGCAGAGATTGAGGGGATTCTACGAGAGCAACACAGTAGCCTGCTTGCTTTCGAAAGCGATGAGGGTGGGGCCTTTCTCGCGCTTGGGTAG
- a CDS encoding AbrB/MazE/SpoVT family DNA-binding domain-containing protein gives MRISERGQITIPKRFRDRFGMNKDVEVEITATEHGLFIQKRSASTHPVERVSGILSGVGDVDQYIEDIRGR, from the coding sequence ATGCGGATATCCGAACGCGGGCAAATCACGATCCCCAAGCGGTTCAGGGACCGCTTCGGCATGAACAAGGACGTGGAAGTCGAGATTACGGCGACCGAGCACGGCCTGTTCATCCAGAAGCGGTCGGCATCCACGCATCCAGTGGAGCGGGTGAGCGGGATCCTGAGCGGGGTTGGCGACGTTGACCAGTACATCGAAGATATCCGGGGACGATGA
- a CDS encoding MoxR family ATPase: MSVDALQEALRGEMYVADRGLAMSVYLALQLGRPLFLEGEAGVGKTEVARALSSALNARLIRLQCYEGLDVSQAVYEWNYSRQLLHLRLLEASGDVDRQAAERELFSEEFLIKRPLLQSLEGGDRKVLLIDELDRADEEFEGYLLEMLSDFQITVPEVGTYTAETRPVVVITSNRTREIHDALKRRCLYYWIDYPDLDKETQIVRSKAPGASQRLAGQVTAFVQELRGAELYKVPGVAETLDWTAALVSLNTEALTPEVIDETLGVMLKYREDVQNVRGEQTRALLARAQNRGAGRGGRRG, translated from the coding sequence ATGTCCGTCGACGCGCTGCAGGAGGCGCTGCGGGGCGAGATGTACGTCGCCGACCGCGGGCTGGCGATGTCGGTGTACCTGGCGCTGCAGCTTGGGCGGCCGCTCTTCCTCGAGGGCGAGGCGGGCGTCGGAAAGACGGAAGTCGCGCGGGCGCTCTCGTCGGCGCTGAACGCGCGGCTCATCCGGCTGCAGTGCTACGAGGGGCTCGACGTCAGCCAGGCCGTGTACGAGTGGAACTACTCGCGGCAACTGCTGCACCTTCGCCTGCTGGAGGCCTCGGGCGATGTCGACCGGCAGGCGGCCGAGCGGGAGCTGTTCAGCGAGGAGTTCCTGATCAAGCGGCCGCTGCTGCAGTCGCTGGAGGGCGGCGACCGCAAGGTGCTGCTCATCGACGAGCTGGACCGCGCGGACGAGGAGTTCGAGGGGTACCTGCTGGAGATGCTCTCGGACTTCCAGATCACGGTGCCGGAGGTCGGGACGTACACGGCGGAGACGCGGCCGGTGGTCGTCATCACGTCGAACCGGACGCGGGAGATCCACGACGCGCTGAAACGGCGGTGCCTCTACTACTGGATCGACTACCCGGACCTGGACAAGGAGACGCAGATCGTCCGGAGCAAGGCGCCGGGGGCGTCGCAGCGGCTGGCGGGGCAGGTGACGGCCTTCGTGCAGGAGCTGCGGGGCGCGGAACTGTACAAGGTGCCGGGCGTCGCCGAGACGCTGGACTGGACGGCCGCGCTGGTGAGCCTGAACACGGAGGCGCTCACGCCGGAGGTCATCGACGAGACGCTGGGCGTCATGCTGAAGTACCGGGAGGACGTGCAGAACGTCCGCGGCGAACAGACCCGCGCGCTGCTGGCGCGAGCCCAGAACCGCGGCGCGGGTCGCGGCGGCAGGCGTGGCTAG